ATCGACGCAACCCCATGCCAACATTGCCGATGCGCCGGAAATTCCCGGTTACACCATCACCGAATTCATCGCGCAAGGCGGCATGGGGCGGGTCTTCGGCGGCATGGATCGCCAGCTCCAGCGCGAGGTCGCCATCAAAACTCTGCGGGCCGGTGCCAACGCCGATCGCTTTCTGATCGAAGCCAAAATTACCGCTCAATTGCCGCATCCGGGCATTCCGCCGGTGTATGCGATTGGCACACTGCCGGGCAATCTCCCCTGGCTGGCGATGAAGCGGATTCGCGGGCAAACCCTGGAAAAACTCCTGCGATCCCGCCCCAATCCCAGCAGTGATTTGCCGAAAATGCTGGTCATTTTCGAGCAAATCGCCCAGGCAGTTGGCTTCGCCCATCGCCACGGAATCATCCACCGCGACATCAAGCCGCTCAATGTGATGGTCGGCGAATTCGGCGAAGTGCAAGTCATGGATTGGGGCTTGGCCAAATCGCGGGCCGATTCCACCGCCGACACGCCGCCCGAAAGTGCGACTCCGCCGGAAGATCTGTCCCCCGCACCTGCGGATCTCACCCGTCCCGGTGCGATTCTGGGCACGCCCAGCTATCTGTCTCCCGAACAAGCGGCAGGCCACTCCGTCGATGCACGAACCGATGTCTTCGCGCTCGGTTCGCTGCTGACGATGATTCTCACTGGCCACCCCGCATATGTCTCGCCGTTTGTGGGCGATATCGTGGCCATGGCACGCGATGCCAATTTGGCCGATGCCCGAAATCGCTTACTGGCCTGCGGTTGCGATCCGGAATTGGCCAAACTCGCGTTGCAACTGCTGGCCCCGAATCGTGACGATCGGCCCGCCGATGGTCACATCGTTGCCGAGGCGATCGCCAGTTACCGTGCCCAACTCGATGCCCGACTTCGACTTGCGGAAACGACCGCCGCGGAATCTCGAATCCGCAACGCCGAGCAAGCCAAACGCCGCCGATTGGCGCAAATCGCGGGTGGCACTCTGGTTGCGGTGTTGCTCATCGGCATCGCAGGCACCAGTTGGGGATTGTGGCAAGCGAATCTGGCCCGCGCCGCGGAATCCGAACGCGCCAACGCCGAAGCCGCCGCCAAACTCGAAGCCCAAGAGCAACGCCAACAAGCCGAAACGGCTCGACTCGCCGCCGAATCGGCCCGACAAACCGAGGCCCAACAGCGTCGATTCGCCGAATCCATCGCCGATTTCGTGCAGAACGATATTCTGGCATTGGCCAGCAGCGAATCGCAAATCCGCTTTGCCCGACTCGGATCACCGCAATTGTCGCCGAATTTGACCATGCGGGAACTGCTGCAACGGGCGGCCAAGCGTCTGCGCAATCGCCAGGATCTCGACCCGGCGACGGAGGCCGAACTCTGCTGGATGATCGGCGTGAATTTTCGGGCATTGGGAGCCTACCCGCAGGCCATCGAATTTTTGCAGCGCAGCCGCACCATTCGTCGCCACATTCTCGGCCCGGATGATCCGGTCACACTCAACACGGAAAATAGCCTGGCATTTGCGATGCAGCATTCCGGCCAAGTCGCGGAAGCCATCCAACTGACGCAGCAAATCCTGGAGCGACAACGCAAAACACTCGGCCCCACGCACGAACTCACGCTCACCAGCCAAGACAATCTCGGGCGAGCGTATATCATCGCGGACAAACTCCCCGAAGCAATCGCCGAGTTGGAATTCGTGCGCGACCAACGGATGAAAACCATCGGTCCCACGCATGAAGATACGCTGACGACGTTGGCCAATCTCGGGGTGGCATTTCAGAAGCAACGTCGATTCGCCGACGCCGCCCAATTGTTCAAAGAAGTGCGCGAAGTCCGCCTGAAGACACTCGGTACCGAGCATCCGGATACGCTGACTGTGACCGGAAATCTCGCCGCCAACTATTTTGAAAGCGGGAACCTGCAGGAGGCCATTCCACACTTCCAAACCGTGCATCGGGCATCGGATGCTCGCCTGGGACCGGATGATCCGGCGAGTTACACGGCGATTCACAATCTGACAGCGGCGTACCTTTCCGCGAATCGGCTGGACGATGCGATGCCGCTGTTGGAGCAATTGCCCGGCCGCGCGGAACGGATTTTCGGCCCGCTGCATGCGGATACGCTGGAGGCACTGCGGAATCTGGCCGCCGCATATCAGAAACGCAAACAGCCCCGCCAATGGATCGCCACGCTGGAAATTCTGCTCCCGCGCGTGCGCCAAACGACGGGAAACGATTCGCTCGAATCGTTGGTGCTGCTGAATCGCTTGGCCGGTGCGTATCTGATGGTCCAACAATACGAACAGGCCGTGCCATTATTCGAGAGCATTCACCCACTCGTCCGCAAACGCTTTGGCCCGAATCATGAGAATACCATCGACACGCTGGGCAATTTGGGCCAAGCCTACCTCCGCGCCAAACAGCCGGAGAAAGGCTTGCTCGCCATCCGCGAATTCATCGCCGGCCAACGCGAATTGCTTGCCAAACAACCCGCCGCACTGGGGCAAGTGCTGGTGGATACCTCCCGAATGCTGTTGGAAACCGGCCAACCCGCCGCCGCCGAACCATGGCTGCGCGAATCGCTCGGCATTCTCGAAAAAGCAACCCCCAAACAATGGACCAATTCCGGCGTCACCATCATGCTCGGCACCTCGCTGTTGATGCAGAAGAAACTCGCCGATGCGGAGCCGCTGTTGCTCTCGGGGTACGAAGGCTTGTTGGCCGCCCGCAATGCCCCCTCCCCGCCATCCGCGGAATTGTTCCGGGAGACGATCGACCGAATCATCGTGCTGTACACCCTGCAAAAGCAGCCCGACAAGGTCGCTCACTGGAAATCCCAACGGGAGCAATGGCAGCCACCCACGAATCCCGACGGGAAACCGGCCCCGAACGTGGACAAACCGTAGCGAGAGGTTCCGCCCGCGATTGCCGCACAATCCGACTGGCGGAATTCTCAGAAAGCCAAAGAATTGTCATCGCTCGATGCATGAGACAATGGTATGCTCGCGGTAGGTACCCATTCCGTGGGGAATGCGTGCAACCTACCGCATCTTCATTCCTTGCCGGAGGCTCCCCCATGCGTCAACTGGGCGGATGCGCCGATGCTCGCCGATCGCTCACCACCGATCGACGCTCGTTTGTCAAAGCCGGTCTCCTCGGCTCCACCGGACTCGGGCTGGCGGATCTGCTCCGCTCCCAAGCCCACGCCAACGCCAACTCCCCCGCGTCTCGGAATCGCTCGGTCATCATTTTGTGGATGCGCGGCGGTCCCAGTCACATCGATATGTGGGATCCCAAGCCCAACGCGCCGGTGGAAGTCCGCGGCGAATTCGGCACCATCTCCACGCCAATTCCCGGAATCCAACTCACCGACATGCTGCCGAAATCGGCGAAAATCATGCACCGCTGGTCGATTATTCGATCGCTGCATCATCACGATGCCGGACATTCGGCGGGCGATCAGATTTGCTTCACCGGGTACGATGCTGGTCCGATGCCGGATGTGAACATTTACCCCAGCGTTGGCTCGATCGTCTCGAAGCAGTTGGGCCACCTCACGCCTCACCTGCCGGCGTATGTCATGATTCCCCGCCAAGTGCCGGGCACCGGATCGGCGTATCTGGGGATCGCCCACAAGCCGTTTGAGACGCAGGCCGATCCCGCTCGCCCCGGCAAATTCCGTGTGCCGAACTTCGATCTCCCGCAAGGGGTTACGGTCGAACGCGTCGGCGACCGAAAGGGACTGCTGCAAAGTTTCGACAGCATCCGCCGCGATGTCGATCGCACGGGATCGCTGACCGCCGCCGATCGATTCCAACAGCAAGCGTGGGACATTCTCACCTCGTCCGCCGCCCGCGACGCCTTCGATTTGGACCGCGAAGCGCCCGCCGTCCGCGAACGCTACGGCTTCCTGCCGGAGTTCGATCCCAAAGCCTCCAACCGCTGCGGCTGCCCCGCCTGGAGCCAACGGATTCTCTTGGCCCGTCGATTGGTCGAAGCCGGTGTGCGACTCGTGACCGTCGATCTGCGCTGGTGGGATACCCACGTCAAAGGCTTTGAATCGCTGAAACAAGGATTCTTGCCCCGCTGGGATCAAGCGTATTCCGCGCTGCTGGAAGACCTTGCGGCACGCGGGCTGTTGGAATCGACGATGGTTCTGGCCTGGGGCGAATTCGGCCGCACACCGCGCATCAACAACGATGCCGGCCGCGATCACTACCCGAACGTCTTCAGCGCGGCCATTGCCGGCGGCGGCGTCCAAGGCGGTCGCGTCATCGGCGAATCCGACGAAAAGGGGGCGTTCCCCAAAACCAACCCCAAGACGCCGCAAGATGTGCTCAAAACCGTGTACGATTTTCTTGGTGTCCAAACCGATGTCAACTATCTGACCAACACCGGCCGCCCCGTCCCCGTCTTGCCGCACGGCTCGCCCATCCGAGAACTCTTCGCCTAAGTCGTTGCCAGCAAACCGATTCGGATTCGTCCCCGTGCCAGACCAACCACCTCGGCACCGGGACCATTCCGAATCGGCGACCAATCGATTCTTCGAGAATTGCTCATTTCGGAATGGAAATCGCACGGAAGACGATGGTACATTACCAAGACTGTTTCGCCTAACGGAATGATTCGAGGGGCCACCATGAATTCGCTCGGCTCGACTCGGCGGGGCTTTTTGCAAATTGGCGTGCTCGGTTTGGGTGGGCTGACGCTTGGTGGCGTGATGCGAGCGCGGGCGAACGAGCAATTGCGCCGCTCCAGCGCGACGCGGCCGACGTCCGTCATCTTACTCTGGTTGGAAGGTGGGCCCAGCCAGTTGGAAACCTACGACCTGAAGCCGAACGCCCCCGCCGAGATTCGCGGCGAATTTCGGCCCATTCGCACGACCGTCCCTGGAATGGACATTTGCGAACTGATGCCTCGGCAAGCTCGCATTGCCAAGCGATTCTCCCTGATTCGATCGATTAGCCACCGCATTGTCGATCATCCGGGAGCAGCGGCGCGGTTTCTCAGCGGCTATGTGCCCGCCAATATCAGCGACCCGATTTCGAAATATCCGACGATCGAAGCGGTCACTGCCAAGATGCGGGCGGGAGCGCATCCGACGATGCCAGCGCATGTCTCGAATCTGGCGCGACTCAAAGGCGGTGGCAGTGCGTACTTAGGGCGTGCCGTCGATCCATTTGTGGTGGACCGCGATCCGAGTTTGCCGCAATTTCGAGTCGATGCATTGGACCTGGACGACTCACTGGCCAATCGCCTGGACGATCGCAAGACATTACTGCAATCGTTGGATTCCTGGCAACGCGGGGCCGAACAGCATCCCGCATTCACGGCCCAAGATTCCTTCCAACATCGAGCATTCCAGTTACTCACCGGGTCGGCCACGCGCACGGCCTTCGATTTGAATCAGGAATCGCCGCGAGTGCGCGATGCCTACGGGCG
This DNA window, taken from Tuwongella immobilis, encodes the following:
- a CDS encoding serine/threonine-protein kinase, translating into MSPTDPPFGPLPPPAATPAGNAPQTPPNTPSATAATPIISPVGTPNGTPVGSSTQPHANIADAPEIPGYTITEFIAQGGMGRVFGGMDRQLQREVAIKTLRAGANADRFLIEAKITAQLPHPGIPPVYAIGTLPGNLPWLAMKRIRGQTLEKLLRSRPNPSSDLPKMLVIFEQIAQAVGFAHRHGIIHRDIKPLNVMVGEFGEVQVMDWGLAKSRADSTADTPPESATPPEDLSPAPADLTRPGAILGTPSYLSPEQAAGHSVDARTDVFALGSLLTMILTGHPAYVSPFVGDIVAMARDANLADARNRLLACGCDPELAKLALQLLAPNRDDRPADGHIVAEAIASYRAQLDARLRLAETTAAESRIRNAEQAKRRRLAQIAGGTLVAVLLIGIAGTSWGLWQANLARAAESERANAEAAAKLEAQEQRQQAETARLAAESARQTEAQQRRFAESIADFVQNDILALASSESQIRFARLGSPQLSPNLTMRELLQRAAKRLRNRQDLDPATEAELCWMIGVNFRALGAYPQAIEFLQRSRTIRRHILGPDDPVTLNTENSLAFAMQHSGQVAEAIQLTQQILERQRKTLGPTHELTLTSQDNLGRAYIIADKLPEAIAELEFVRDQRMKTIGPTHEDTLTTLANLGVAFQKQRRFADAAQLFKEVREVRLKTLGTEHPDTLTVTGNLAANYFESGNLQEAIPHFQTVHRASDARLGPDDPASYTAIHNLTAAYLSANRLDDAMPLLEQLPGRAERIFGPLHADTLEALRNLAAAYQKRKQPRQWIATLEILLPRVRQTTGNDSLESLVLLNRLAGAYLMVQQYEQAVPLFESIHPLVRKRFGPNHENTIDTLGNLGQAYLRAKQPEKGLLAIREFIAGQRELLAKQPAALGQVLVDTSRMLLETGQPAAAEPWLRESLGILEKATPKQWTNSGVTIMLGTSLLMQKKLADAEPLLLSGYEGLLAARNAPSPPSAELFRETIDRIIVLYTLQKQPDKVAHWKSQREQWQPPTNPDGKPAPNVDKP
- a CDS encoding DUF1501 domain-containing protein encodes the protein MRQLGGCADARRSLTTDRRSFVKAGLLGSTGLGLADLLRSQAHANANSPASRNRSVIILWMRGGPSHIDMWDPKPNAPVEVRGEFGTISTPIPGIQLTDMLPKSAKIMHRWSIIRSLHHHDAGHSAGDQICFTGYDAGPMPDVNIYPSVGSIVSKQLGHLTPHLPAYVMIPRQVPGTGSAYLGIAHKPFETQADPARPGKFRVPNFDLPQGVTVERVGDRKGLLQSFDSIRRDVDRTGSLTAADRFQQQAWDILTSSAARDAFDLDREAPAVRERYGFLPEFDPKASNRCGCPAWSQRILLARRLVEAGVRLVTVDLRWWDTHVKGFESLKQGFLPRWDQAYSALLEDLAARGLLESTMVLAWGEFGRTPRINNDAGRDHYPNVFSAAIAGGGVQGGRVIGESDEKGAFPKTNPKTPQDVLKTVYDFLGVQTDVNYLTNTGRPVPVLPHGSPIRELFA
- a CDS encoding DUF1501 domain-containing protein, which gives rise to MNSLGSTRRGFLQIGVLGLGGLTLGGVMRARANEQLRRSSATRPTSVILLWLEGGPSQLETYDLKPNAPAEIRGEFRPIRTTVPGMDICELMPRQARIAKRFSLIRSISHRIVDHPGAAARFLSGYVPANISDPISKYPTIEAVTAKMRAGAHPTMPAHVSNLARLKGGGSAYLGRAVDPFVVDRDPSLPQFRVDALDLDDSLANRLDDRKTLLQSLDSWQRGAEQHPAFTAQDSFQHRAFQLLTGSATRTAFDLNQESPRVRDAYGRHEWGQRTLLARRLVEAGCSFVTVQLTGKQSSAFITWDDHGDVGHIFRNMKQRLPLLDQSVAALIEDLHARGLEREVLVVVAGEFGRTPVVNMGRAAKPVHPGRDHWPHAMSVLVAGGGWQMGQVVGSTDSRGAEPHSRPLEPNDLLASVYHFLGIDSAAVLHDAQGRPIPILPSGSPIPELVGTSPS